The genomic region atgcCAAAGTGATGGAAAAGAACGAATATCTTTTACATATCCCCCCAACCTTTCAACTTTTTTTGAAATGATACAAAAAAAGATCCCTTCATttacaacagaaaaaaaaacctcGGATCAAGTTTATACTTGTTGGAGTTTGGTcaatgaagaaaaaaaggaaaatttaaaaaacgaatttttaaatagaattgaAGCTTTAGATAAAAAAGGGTCTATTGAAAATATACTGGAAAAAACAACTCGATTTTGTCATAACGAAACTCAAAAAGAATATTTACCTAAAATTTATGATCCATTTTTACATGGGATTTCGCGCGgaagaatcaaaaaattatcTCCGTTCCAAATCATAACCAAaacctataaaaaaaagaatataagagGATCTTGGATAAACAAAATTCATGCTATACTTCTGAAgattaattctcaaaaatttgagcaaacaatagaaaaatttaaaagaaagtcTTTATCAATAgagaaaaaactttattttttttccgaaccccaagaagaaaaaattcagtcagaagaagaaataaaaattttcaaaattttatttgatgtcgttataatttataataatgatcaaactcttataaaaaattttattgatttccATGAAATCAATAAACAAGTTCCTCAATGGTCATACAAATTAACAAGTGAATTGGAAGAATTGGAAGCTGAAACTGAAGAAAATATACCAACCGAACCTGGAATTCGTTCAAGAAAAGCAAAACGTGTAGTGGTTTTTACTGATTTAAAAGAACCGCATAACGAGATTTATACTAATCTCAAAGATAATCAAAATTCTGATCAAACAGATGAAATGGCTTTGATCCGTTATTCACAACAATCTGATTTTCGTCGAGAGATAATTAAAGGATCCATGCGTTCCCAAAGGCGTAAAACTGTTATTTGGGAATTTTTGCAAGCAAAAGCACATTCGCCCCTTTTTTTTGATAGaatagataaatttttttttttttcgtttgatatatgggggctaaaaaaaaaaattcttagaaatttcatgtggaaaaaaaaaattttttttgataaaaacgaagaagaacaatcaaaaaaagaagaacaaagacgTATAGAAATTGCGGAAACTTGGGATAGCTTCTTATTTGCTCAAATAATAAGAGGTTTTATTTTAGTAACTCAAtctattcttagaaaatatattatattacctttattgataataattaaaaatagcatCCGTATCGTATTATTTCAACTTCCCGAGTGGGAAGAGGATTTAAAGGAGTGGAAACGTGAAATGCATGTTAAATGTACTTATAATGGGGTTCAACTATCCGAAACAGAATTTCCACGAAACTGGTTAACGGATGGTATTCAGATAAAAATCCTATTTCCGTTTTATCTTAAACCTtggcataaatataaatttcaatcaTCTCAGAAGGCTcgactaaaaaaaacaaaaggagaaaaaaatgattttcgttttttaacaGTTTGGGGGCTGGAAACTGACCTACCTTTTGGTTCTACCAAACCAAAGCCTTCTTTTTTTAAAcctatttttaaagaattaaaaaaaa from Brassica napus cultivar Da-Ae chromosome C9 unlocalized genomic scaffold, Da-Ae chrC09_Random_56, whole genome shotgun sequence harbors:
- the LOC125595146 gene encoding protein TIC 214-like, with protein sequence MEEIGVNGKDKINKDDEFHVRTYYNYKTVSENRDGNKENSNLEFFKIKKKEDRFLWFEKPFVTLVFDYKRWNRPNRYIKNDKIENTVRNEMSQYFFYTCQSDGKERISFTYPPNLSTFFEMIQKKIPSFTTEKKTSDQVYTCWSLVNEEKKENLKNEFLNRIEALDKKGSIENILEKTTRFCHNETQKEYLPKIYDPFLHGISRGRIKKLSPFQIITKTYKKKNIRGSWINKIHAILLKINSQKFEQTIEKFKRKSLSIEKKLYFFSEPQEEKIQSEEEIKIFKILFDVVIIYNNDQTLIKNFIDFHEINKQVPQWSYKLTSELEELEAETEENIPTEPGIRSRKAKRVVVFTDLKEPHNEIYTNLKDNQNSDQTDEMALIRYSQQSDFRREIIKGSMRSQRRKTVIWEFLQAKAHSPLFFDRIDKFFFFSFDIWGLKKKILRNFMWKKKIFFDKNEEEQSKKEEQRRIEIAETWDSFLFAQIIRGFILVTQSILRKYIILPLLIIIKNSIRIVLFQLPEWEEDLKEWKREMHVKCTYNGVQLSETEFPRNWLTDGIQIKILFPFYLKPWHKYKFQSSQKARLKKTKGEKNDFRFLTVWGLETDLPFGSTKPKPSFFKPIFKELKKRIKKSKTKSFPVLRIFKERATIFLKVEKEIKNWIIKNLLFLKEKKKNLSKRNRIPLVGPREIYELNETKKDSIMSNQMIHELSVQKKSTEWPNSSLSENKIKNVIDKIKTIRNQTKKISKEKEKLTNSCNKLCYDSKIIESSKKSWQTLKKKKLD